In Carassius auratus strain Wakin chromosome 39, ASM336829v1, whole genome shotgun sequence, a genomic segment contains:
- the LOC113057862 gene encoding growth/differentiation factor 9-like encodes MATPVFKCGARCSLLTSFMVLALIRLSLTSRYSFENESVEPDVSMHHGNILSPLLKALSEQNPWGDFTPRAKPDSRYVRYMKRLYKLSSKPDRSPEASHLYNTARLITPREECLEQNRELFMQDISYSLTRVRSQEQLLKSVLLYSFDHNHIASFTSLCYLDVKEQKPSKDQMCSPHFGTQQSVPLLSFRVHTDRRVRRRWVELDVTSFLHPLIQAHKKDIHLLINLTCVEDKIPRPGGRVHKSPVELTHRSPSLLLYLNDTSEVAYQRRASGGRMVDLMSNQWDGKSTWWDSVSRKKRGTLKSTSSPETSTPKLVPMYDFPTDDCDLHDFKVSFNQLKLDHWIIAPHKYNPRYCKGSCPRAVGYIYGSPVHTMVQNLIYEKLDSSVPRPSCVPSEYNPLSVLTIENDGSIAYKEYEEMIATKCTCR; translated from the exons ATGGCGACGCCTGTTTTTAAATGTGGCGCGCGCTGCTCCCTGCTCACATCCTTCATGGTGCTCGCGCTTATCCGCCTGTCGCTTACATCACGCTACAGCTTTGAAAACGAGTCTGTCGAGCCCGACGTGTCCATGCACCATGGGAATATCCTGAGCCCTTTGCTGAAGGCTCTATCAGAGCAGAACCCATGGGGAGACTTCACACCACGAGCCAAACCGGACTCCAGATATGTGCGCTACATGAAGAGACTCTATAAACTATCATCCAAACCGGACAGGAGTCCCGAGGCCTCTCACCTGTACAACACTGCCCGCCTGATCACGCCTCGAGAGGAGTGTCTCGAGCAGAACCGAG AGCTCTTCATGCAGGACATCTCCTACAGTCTGACTCGAGTGAGGTCTCAGGAGCAGCTGCTGAAGTCGGTCCTGCTTTACTCTTTCGACCACAACCACATCGCCTCCTTCACATCGCTCTGCTATCTCGACGTGAAAGAGCAGAAGCCCTCGAAGGATCAGATGTGTTCTCCTCACTTCGGCACGCAGCAGTCGGTCCCTCTTCTCAGCTTCCGCGTCCACACTGACAGAAGAGTCCGCCGCCGCTGGGTGGAGCTCGACGTGACCTCCTTCCTCCATCCTCTCATCCAAGCCCATAAGAAAGACATCCATCTGCTCATAAACCTGACATGCGTTGAAGACAAGATCCCTAGACCCGGAGGCCGGGTTCATAAGAGCCCGGTGGAGTTAACTCACAGATCTCCGTCTCTTCTTCTGTACCTCAATGACACCAGCGAGGTTGCGTACCAGAGAAGAGCCTCAGGAGGCCGGATGGTAGACCTGATGTCGAACCAATGGGATGGAAAGTCTACATGGTGGGATTCAGTTTCACGAAAGAAACGAGGCACGTTAAAAAGCACCAGCTCGCCGGAAACCAGCACGCCCAAACTCGTCCCAATGTACGACTTCCCCACGGATGACTGTGACTTGCACGATTTCAAAGTGAGCTTCAATCAGCTCAAACTGGATCACTGGATCATAGCGCCTCACAAATACAACCCGAGGTACTGTAAGGGGTCTTGTCCGAGAGCTGTGGGATATATTTACGGGTCTCCGGTGCACACGATGGTTCAGAACCTCATTTACGAGAAGCTGGACTCCTCTGTGCCTAGACCTTCATGTGTGCCTTCAGAATATAATCCGTTAAGTGTTTTGACCATTGAGAACGACGGCTCCATCGCTTACAAGGAGTACGAGGAAATGATTGCTACCAAATGCACCTGTCGATAA